ATACAGCTAAAAAGAGCCTCTAAAGGGATCGTAAATTGTATTGATGAAAAAATGCTGAAGAAAAGGCCACCTGGAAATGTTGTGCTGGCGCtctcgctctttctctcttcttcatcaGCGTGGTAGTCGTGCGGACTTCACCTGCGGAAGCCGCCTTTTTGCTCCTTTCGTCATTACAtcctcttcgcccgcgcggcgtaCGGGTTGCTTTCCAGGTCGTCGTTGGGATGCCTGCGGCATTTGTGCGCGTGTGAGGCTGAAGCGTTGCGCGCTCGCTGAGCTGTTTCCTGGCCTGCGCAGACTCGAGTTTGACTCGTCACCCCGAGCGTGCGTGAGGCCTGCAGgtccctcctctcgcctctgccgcgatTTCAGCGCCGTTTCATTCACgagtgtctctctgcagtcCGTGGCCCGCTGGTGCAGCGGGCGGAGCACTTCGCGTGTGCCTTGCCCTCCGGTCTGGCGGCATCGCAGCGGTCTCGCGCGGGGGGACGTGCTTCAGTTCCGCGGCGTGTCTCCCCAATGCGGCAGGGCTTGCGGGATTgcgcttccttctcggcATCTGGGGCCACTCCCTGGAGTGTTTTTTGTTTGTTTCCAGTTCACCtgagcggcgggcgacgcgtggtaggcgtgctgcgcggctACGACACCTTCATGAACATCGTGCTGGAGAACACAGTTGAAGTCAAAGGCAACCCTGCGACCCCCGCCAACAGCGGCGGCACGGAGACGAATGAAATCGGTTTCGTTGTCATCCGTGGCAACTCCATCCTGTACTGGG
Above is a window of Besnoitia besnoiti strain Bb-Ger1 chromosome Unknown contig00007, whole genome shotgun sequence DNA encoding:
- a CDS encoding putative small nuclear ribonucleoprotein G (encoded by transcript BESB_075450) — translated: MPAIMGKAGPAADLRRFMEKRLDVHLSGGRRVVGVLRGYDTFMNIVLENTVEVKGNPATPANSGGTETNEIGFVVIRGNSILYWECLDKVRPW